A stretch of Deferribacter autotrophicus DNA encodes these proteins:
- a CDS encoding transposase, translating into MPTAELIRNANENDLQKIFDELKFAHKSNITPQKLISLAKSSIGISSDIWATVIKENVEMLIFLNSRLNNITKEFIDRIKSSKKDDMEIITSIKGINDITAAHFLAEIKGINRFANRGKLAAYAGIDPAIKQSGSMYSNGRISKKGSKSLRRILYLMASGVMKFNEYFRAYYLKKKEEGMPHRKAMIALCNKLVRVLYAMLTKKEVFHMPGLS; encoded by the coding sequence ATGCCTACAGCTGAACTCATCAGGAATGCTAATGAAAATGATCTTCAAAAGATTTTTGATGAATTGAAGTTTGCACATAAGTCAAATATTACCCCTCAGAAGCTCATATCCCTTGCTAAATCCTCCATTGGTATTTCCTCTGATATCTGGGCTACTGTCATCAAAGAAAATGTTGAAATGCTCATATTTCTTAATAGTCGACTTAATAATATTACGAAGGAATTTATTGATAGAATAAAATCTTCCAAGAAAGATGATATGGAGATTATTACTTCTATCAAAGGAATTAATGATATTACCGCTGCCCATTTTCTTGCAGAAATTAAAGGTATAAACAGATTTGCCAACAGAGGTAAACTTGCCGCCTATGCTGGGATAGATCCTGCTATTAAACAATCCGGAAGTATGTATAGTAACGGCAGAATAAGTAAAAAAGGATCCAAGTCCCTTAGGCGTATTCTTTATCTTATGGCAAGCGGTGTTATGAAGTTTAATGAGTATTTTAGAGCGTATTATTTGAAAAAGAAGGAGGAAGGTATGCCACACAGAAAAGCTATGATTGCACTGTGTAACAAACTTGTGCGTGTACTTTATGCCATGCTTACAAAAAAAGAGGTTTTTCATATGCCTGGATTATCTTAA
- a CDS encoding IS110 family transposase: MKNDKFAFFIGVDVSKDKFNLAIVNNKLELLKETEFQMDIEGFNSFYDLIKKYNSSVIALESTGSYHINLLAFLVSKKKDVCLINPALIKKFAQSVTLRKTKTDKIDAVIIAKFIAKNIEHFNYFVLPESNDIIALARMKENIAQ; the protein is encoded by the coding sequence ATGAAAAATGACAAATTTGCTTTCTTTATAGGGGTAGATGTTTCCAAAGATAAGTTTAACCTTGCTATTGTTAACAATAAGCTTGAGCTTCTTAAAGAAACTGAATTTCAAATGGATATTGAGGGGTTTAACAGCTTCTATGATTTGATTAAAAAATATAACTCCTCTGTTATTGCTCTTGAATCTACTGGCAGCTATCACATTAACCTCTTAGCATTCCTTGTATCCAAAAAGAAAGATGTCTGTCTTATTAATCCAGCTCTCATTAAAAAATTTGCCCAATCAGTTACTCTCAGAAAAACTAAAACCGATAAAATTGATGCTGTTATTATTGCTAAATTTATAGCTAAGAATATTGAACATTTCAATTATTTTGTTCTTCCTGAGTCCAATGATATTATCGCACTTGCCAGGATGAAAGAAAATATTGCTCAGTAA
- a CDS encoding SHOCT domain-containing protein, whose amino-acid sequence MHRYGFGFMGIFGIIFWAIFIILAVWVISVGFKLFDKSNIIVEKRDRALEILKERYAKGEITKEEFEEMKSDLDIVQLLRFFVV is encoded by the coding sequence ATGCATAGATACGGCTTTGGATTTATGGGGATTTTTGGAATAATTTTCTGGGCAATTTTCATAATCTTAGCGGTATGGGTCATTTCAGTTGGATTTAAACTTTTTGATAAATCAAATATCATAGTAGAAAAAAGAGATAGAGCATTAGAAATTTTAAAAGAAAGATATGCAAAAGGTGAAATCACAAAAGAAGAGTTTGAAGAAATGAAAAGTGATTTGGACATAGTGCAACTCCTACGTTTTTTTGTTGTATAA
- a CDS encoding PepSY domain-containing protein, whose translation MKRLLLLAGLIIFGATLAFAHGPGFARGMWGGYQQGYGMGMMGPQFQNRGYNSVPYQQNFGPGFCMGYGQKWFANANGISEKEAKNLVSKILKENFKGYKIKEVEKFRMPMGTMYEVDVVDAAGNRFEFHVNPFGAVMGPFPDNYDKENDND comes from the coding sequence ATGAAAAGGTTATTACTTTTAGCAGGTCTAATAATTTTCGGAGCAACACTTGCATTCGCTCACGGCCCAGGTTTTGCAAGAGGTATGTGGGGCGGTTATCAGCAAGGATACGGAATGGGAATGATGGGACCACAATTTCAAAACAGAGGTTACAACTCAGTACCATACCAACAAAATTTTGGCCCAGGCTTTTGCATGGGATACGGCCAAAAATGGTTTGCAAACGCAAACGGAATTTCTGAAAAAGAAGCTAAAAATTTGGTTAGTAAAATTCTAAAAGAAAATTTTAAAGGGTACAAAATCAAAGAAGTAGAGAAATTTAGAATGCCTATGGGTACAATGTATGAGGTTGATGTTGTAGATGCGGCTGGTAACAGGTTTGAATTTCATGTAAACCCTTTTGGTGCAGTAATGGGGCCATTTCCAGATAATTACGATAAAGAAAATGATAACGATTAA